A region of the Prinia subflava isolate CZ2003 ecotype Zambia chromosome 17, Cam_Psub_1.2, whole genome shotgun sequence genome:
AAATACACTTTCCACCTGTTGAATTAAATGTGCCACTGAATATTTGGCCAATTCCAAAAGAAATTGATGAAGCTGTGCGAGGTATATGTGCCAGAACGACTAGGTGGGACCTTGGACCCTAGCGGATACATGGGATTGGGGGGTTCCTCACCTTCCCAAACCATCTTTTGAACCCCAAGAATTAGAAATCCTTGGTTGTGTGAAAATGACCTTTTGTGCCAAATTTAATTACAGGAAGCACAGAGAGaggaggccaggctggagcagggttACTGGCAGGGTTTGTGACCCAGCAgggaggccaggctgcagcagcctgtccctgaagcactgcagcctctggaatggccccacactggagcagtttgtgaagaaaTGCAGCCCGTGGGAAggactcacactggagaagttcatTCAAGACTGTGTCCTTTGGGAGGGACCCCATGCTGAAGCAGGGGAGAGTGTGAGGGGTCACTCCCTGAGGAGGAAGATGCTTCACAAGCAACATGTGAGGACCAGACTGAACCCCCATTCTTTGTCCCACTGTGCCATTCAGCAGGCAGGAGGTAGAGAATTGCATAAAGTTCAGcctggaaagaagagaggggTGGGGAGAAGGTGCTTCTAAGATTTGGGtctatttctcattttcctacCCTGATTGctaataaattaaactaatttccTCAAGTTGAGTCTGTTTTGCTCGTGACAACAGTAATTGGTGAGTgacctctccctgcccttatcTTGCCCCAAACTTTGCAGATTTTCTGTGCCCTGTCCAGTTGAGAAGGGTGTGATAGAGTGACTCTGACAGGCACCAGGCATTCCCACAGGAACTATTGGCTGTGGATCACTGATAGCAAATGCGTGGGGCTCTTTTAGCTGAAGCTGTGTCCAAACCAGTGCTGTCCCCCTGGCCATCAGAGGTGGGGACACAGAgactgctctgcacagccagcTCAGGGACAGCATAGACACACACTGAATCCTTGTGCTTTCATGTCTGCATTACATTCCCCCGCATGGCCTCTAAATATCTTGTGTATCTCCACATATTTCACCCTCAAGGATTCTTCTGACCTCCCCTATCTTTCTCTGCCACCCCTCAAGGAAGTCCTTAAAGGAGTGCCTGGGGttgggcaggagctgtgtgccccctcagacactgctgctctgctctgtacatctgtttttcttcactttgGATGTGGCAAATTACCAATGAGTTTGCAATTCACCAGAAAGTAATGGCAGCAGTCCCTGTCCTCATCTCAGCAAAGTATTTTGGGGATAACACAGCAAAGAACATGGTATTAAATAAACATTCATTTCGGTCAGAGGAAGAAGCTGATAAGGTCATTTGTTTCAAATTACATAAAGCCCTTTCTAGGATGTTTCCTCTTCCCAgtataatttttcaaaatgctcAATGCTAATTTGACTATTCCAAACCATCTTTTGTTCTTTGTATTCAGAAGGAATTTCAGAGAAATTCAGGGGTTATGCAAACATTCAGGAGCAGAAGATACTCTTTATTACCATTGTGCCAGATATTGCAGGAAGCCAGAATGAGAAATTTAGGAGAGCCATGGAAATGAGAATTGCTCTAATTCAATAACAGATTCATTGGCTTTCTAATTAGATTTGATCACTTGAGTATTTTATACTGTAGCTGTGtaaatatcttttaaatacctaCCACATCTAACACGGGAACTTCAAAAGCATCATAAAAACCAGTAGAATAAATCCGcagaaaaagttaaagaaaaataaatatcttatTTCTTTCATGTCTTGGTAAATAATTTCCACTCTGAGAtgtcattttatttaattttataacactcaaaatcactttaaaattaCATCTGTAACAAATATTCAAAAAATAACTCAGCTGAAATTTTACTATTATATATTACAGTAATGTCTGAGTAACATCATACAAATTCCATTATAAATAGTTTCACCAGCACCAAAACAGATAATTACATTTGACATAATTCACTTAAGCACATGGAATTTTGACTacaaaggattttttcctatACATCTTATAGAGCTGATTTGGTATGCTTTAACTTGTAAAATGATTCAATTACACAGCAACATGGAAAATACCTGAAAACCATTGTGGGAGCAACTAAGAATTACAAAATTACACTGGCTAGTCACAGAATTTCTACTGCTCAGTCCATTCAGGATTTTGAGCCTTATTTAATTCTGATAACAAGCAGGATATGACAGGTAAGGTCTTAGCCCAGGATTCAGAAACTCTGGTTTCATGTGACCTTGGGCAAGTTCTCTGGCTCAGTTCTCCATTCACAACACGGCATTAAAATGCTCTCTTCTATCTCCAAAGATTGTCAGCTCTCAGGAGCTCCCTGCCACtattttttcataaaagaaTTGGTACTTTGGGACTAAGATTAGAGCTGAGCTCAGTAAATGTGCAATCTTAAACACAAGACACGCTGATAAAATGGTTCTGGTGTTTAACAGAGGTAGTGAATGATGccctttgtgctgctggagaatGTACAAGGGACTTGCCCAATGACAGAGAGTGCCTGACAGCTCCTGAATCACAGTCCTGCACTGCAGAGTGCTGAGGGCCTCCAGAAAAATGTGATCTAACAGAAATGTAGTGAAGCTCTTATCACATTCCAGGCTCTATTCAGCACAGCAGTCAGGGGGAAATTTCTTCAGTAACTTCAGTGGGCACTGAAGTAAACGTTCTCTTAGATGCTACTACCCAGAGGAAAAACTAGAATGCTTGGCACCCAAAATGAAATTCATGTGTCCTGCACGTTCAGTTTACTCAGCAGTTTCAGCACAAGGTAAATATTCTAGTGCAAAGCATGTGCACAAACTTCATGAAAAAGAAGCATAAATCATCAAAACTGCAAAGTAAAAACTGGGAAATACATCAGATACATTTTCTGCATTGCAGAGTCGAAAAAGCAGCTAGTAATAAGCTGAAGGAGAGAAGTATATGGCCTGATCATTGAGAGATTGGGGCTGTCTCCAGCAGTTAGTTAAAACATCTGGAAAACAGCTGTATCTTTCTCTTGCAGTGCACTCACCACTGCACTGCACTCAAGAACTTCATCATCACAGCCGTTACCATTTGGtggatggtttgggtgggaaaggatgTGATatatcatctagttccagccaCCAAGTCCCtttccaaagtccctctccagctctcctggagcccctttaggtgTTGGGAGGGGCTTTAAggtcttcccttctcttcctcaaGCTGAAcccccccagctctctcagtccatctccagagcagaggtgctgagTCCTCTGAGAATCTTCAtgtcctcctctggactcactccagcaggtccacGTCCTTCCTAGAACTCTCAGGAGAAACCAAAATCTGGCCTGCAAGGTACTCTGAGGCACTTTGCTGAGACAGCAAAAAAGAGATAAGAAAGCAAGAGATCTGCCTTGTTCTAAGCAGTGAATGGAGATATCTGATGAGCTGCCAGCTAAAATTATTCTGGAAATGCAAACATTGCAATGCACTTTCTTCTAAGGACACATCTAGTTGATAACATCCAGAATGCTTTACTGATTTACCAGAATCTTTGTGTTTTATAGCCACCTGTGAGGAAAAAGGCTTACAACAGCTGACAagatgctcagccctgccactcCTATCACCCCTAGTGGCCAGATGGACCAAGTAATCCGAATTAtcgggctctgcagggctccgTGGTTGCAAAGCACCTGTTGTTCATAAAGCCTGTTCACGCTCTCGTTTCAGCCCCACGACTCTTGCTGCCAGGAGGAACACGGCCCCCGTGAGCACTTCTGCCACAAAGGAGATCCAGACCAGTGCCAGGGACCAGCCAAACCTGATATCGATTTCCACCAGGAGATCCTTGCTCCTCAGCAGGCAAACAGCTTCTtggaaggcagcagctgaatATGCAATATAGACACTGATCCCCGTAAGGGTAACAAGagctgaaaagagaaagaagttcAGCTACTTAGCAGccactgaagaaattaaaaacaatcaaCTGGATATGTCTTAGGGCCTCTTTGCCACTCCTTCCTATTCTAGCCAGGCCAGATTGACAGATTATCTTTGAAATCTAGCTGAGGTTGGCTTCTTGGGGAATGAGGTTGAGAGGGAAGTAAAGGCAGGGTTATCTGTGTCCACTGAGAATAACGTGTTCCCACTGTTAAAGACTGGATCACAGTGTCTGGCAGCAAGCCTCCCACAATAAAAATGAGTCCTATATTTCACAGACATTTAATGCATGTACATCTCTGTTTCCAGTACTGTATTATAATGTATCCTGATTCCTCACTGCTGAGCACCAGGTACATTTGTCTCTCTGTATGCAAGAAAGCCCAGAGAAACCCAGACTCTTGTATTTCAGGTCACTGAATTGAGGCTGTTTCCTGAGTATTGTCAGTTTTGAGTGTTTAATGTAAATTTGCTGGTCTTCACTATCACCTCCTGCCACGGGTTGTGCTGTCACAACTATCCATCAATTCCAGATACCTGAGTCAAAGACATCTTTGGGGCAGACTAAAGATAAATTAATAAGGGCTCTCCATCAAGGAGCCAGATGTTCTCAGAATGAAAGGACTGTTCAAAAAGTGGCAAATGTAGAGAATGGCTTTACTGGATCAGGAGTAAAAAAGATCCAGTAACAAGGCCCTGGATAAAAGGACTGCAGCCCAGGGAAAGCAAATACTGAAACGCTTTCAGGACAAGATAGTGTCTTATCTGCTACTGAGGGAGAAAATTTTAGTATAGCTTTCAGTTAAATTACAGTAAGTCTTGATGAGTCTGCCTTTTTGCCAGAAATATATGTTTGATTAGAGGCAAACCAACACAAAAGAATATTGGGTTAACCAAATTCATACTCATATTCCTGATTTTAACCATCCTATGATGCTTGTACCTAATTCTAGCCCTCTgcaaggaggggaaaaaatcacttCATACCTTTTGTCAGCAGAAATAGAAATTACTGATTTGTTGACAAGGTGTattgaattctgtgattccactTTCTAAAAAATGAGGAAACACATAGGATGTCCTGACATGTGGAACATATCAATTCTGGGGGCTTAAAACCCCCACATATCTGGAATGGCATCTCCAGATATCTCTTTCTGCTGAGACAGAGCTAACTAATACTCAACTTTGTGAATCTGAGTGTCCTACAGAACTGTTCTGTGCATCCAGCCAGAGCAGGACGGGGGGCAGCTCTCAACCAAAGGCCACCCCACAGTCTGTTCATGCTCTCCTGGGAAACTGCACCAGCTGCATGCCCAGAACCTCCTCAAGCACCCCTCTCCTGACACTGAATCTatgtttcctttccctctttgcAGCCCCAAATGGCTCAGAAAGGCCCCTGGGATAATCATGCTTGGCACTTcacagcttttcatttttcactgaCTATTTGGAGCAGTTTTCCACCAGGCTTTTCAGTGAATATGGCTTTCTGCTGTTCTGAGGAATGAGAACTTGCTCTTCTTTTTAGGAGGCAATCATAATGGGGGATGGTTGGTCTGTGTCACAGCATTTCAGACTAAAAAAGCTCAGTCAAGCCTTTGAGACAGCAGCATTTGCTTCCAGCAATCTCTTagcattttcttcttaaaaatagGACTATATGAGCAGTTGATGACAGCCAATTCTGAGGATTCCCTTTTCTGTTCTGGgaaaaatttctgttttaagtTACATTgtgaaaaagcactgaaaatccgtttggaacagaaaatgaggattgaaatacagttttcctacttttacagaatatttttaggtttttttaattcataaatTACTTTCTAAAACACGGTGGGTTTGGATatagcaaaaaagaaaaaagaaaagtgtaaaAGCAATTTGCTAGCTTCAAACTGAAATGTTACACTCCAACTAAAATAACTTCTGGGGGTTTCCTTTCATGACCCACAGTTTGGGGACACCACTCTAGATCAAAACTAGCAGTGAGGCCAGGAATGCCTAACAAGACCCTTTTCAGGAACTCAGTGcaaatgccttttaaaaaaatccattttcttaaTCATTGCAAAGTCTGTGCAAGCTTACGATGCTGTAATTCCACAGTCACTTTTCCATCACCCCATTACCCTGTCTGTAAAGAATTTGTGCAGAATGCTGAGAAGTTATTAAGTCTTTTGTGTTAATGGGTACAGAAAACACAGATTGTTCAAAGGGTGACTCGCTCCCCAAGGAGGGATATTTGCCTTTCCTAAGTAGCTCTGTTCCAGAATCAGGGCCCCAGCAGACACCAGGTGAATGAACACCAGCATTACTCTGAGATAAAATTCCTGCTTGCCTTTTATTCCCTGGGAAACAAAGTGATGTTTCCCAGATACAACCTCTTGTTATCTAAAACAGTTAGGCCAGGAATTGATTGAGTACCtccaaaaaggaaaagcagtcCCGTCATTAGGAGCAGTAGGTAGGCCCTGGCAAGAATACTGATGAATCCAGTCATTCCTCCAAAAACCATCAGTATCAGGCTGAGGGGCATCAGGATAACAAATGTCCCATGCATGTCTGAGGAAAAATGAAGAGTGTTAATACTGTAATGTTTTATTATGTTGTCAGTGGATGTACCAATAATTATTAAGTGCAGATCCTCTGATCAGGGTCAAAGCCTTGTTCTGTGCTGCACAAACAAGAACTTGGACAACTCCTTGGGTTTTCAGAGTAAATCAGCAGGACAAACATAG
Encoded here:
- the TMEM114 gene encoding transmembrane protein 114 isoform X1, producing the protein MRVNLGALSLFVALVGLSSFVLLVVAIATDFWYIIDASKLEASRNGTDALSSHSGLWRTCRVRSECYPLINPFWHENANITDSHRQLLYMHGTFVILMPLSLILMVFGGMTGFISILARAYLLLLMTGLLFLFGALVTLTGISVYIAYSAAAFQEAVCLLRSKDLLVEIDIRFGWSLALVWISFVAEVLTGAVFLLAARVVGLKREREQAL